One window of Streptomyces sp. NBC_00273 genomic DNA carries:
- the whiG gene encoding RNA polymerase sigma factor WhiG yields MPQHTSGSDRAAVPPAARGSVRSTAPSSLEVLWRSYKESGDERLREQLILHYSPLVKYVAGRVSVGLPPNVEQADFVSSGVFGLIDAIEKFDVDRSIKFETYAITRIRGAMIDELRALDWIPRSVRQKARAVERAYATLEAQLRRTPTESEVAGEMGIGVEDLHTVFSQLSLANVVALEELLHVGGEGGDRLSLMDTLEDTAADNPVAVAEDRELRRLLARAINTLPEREKTVVTLYYYEGLTLAEIGNVLGVTESRVSQIHTKSVLQLRAKLADVGR; encoded by the coding sequence ATGCCCCAGCACACCTCAGGGTCCGACCGCGCTGCGGTGCCCCCCGCTGCCCGTGGCAGCGTGCGGTCCACCGCGCCCTCGTCCCTGGAGGTGCTGTGGCGCTCGTACAAGGAGTCGGGTGACGAGCGGCTGCGGGAGCAGCTGATCTTGCACTACTCGCCCCTGGTGAAGTACGTGGCGGGCCGCGTCAGCGTGGGCCTGCCGCCCAACGTGGAGCAGGCCGACTTCGTCTCCTCCGGGGTCTTCGGGCTGATCGACGCCATCGAGAAGTTCGACGTCGACCGGTCGATCAAGTTCGAGACGTACGCGATCACCCGGATCCGCGGCGCGATGATCGACGAGCTGCGGGCGCTGGACTGGATCCCGCGCTCGGTCCGGCAGAAGGCGCGCGCCGTGGAACGGGCCTACGCCACGCTGGAGGCCCAACTGCGGCGCACCCCGACGGAGAGCGAGGTCGCCGGGGAGATGGGGATCGGTGTGGAGGACCTCCACACCGTCTTCAGCCAGTTGTCGCTGGCCAACGTGGTCGCCCTGGAAGAGCTGCTGCACGTCGGAGGGGAGGGCGGCGACCGCCTCTCGCTGATGGACACCTTGGAGGACACCGCCGCCGACAACCCGGTGGCGGTGGCCGAGGACCGCGAGCTGCGGCGCCTGTTGGCGCGGGCCATCAACACGCTGCCCGAGCGGGAGAAGACCGTGGTGACCCTCTACTACTACGAGGGCCTCACGCTGGCCGAGATCGGCAATGTCCTCGGCGTCACCGAGAGCCGGGTCAGCCAGATCCACACCAAGTCCGTTTTGCAGTTGCGCGCAAAGTTGGCAGATGTGGGGAGGTGA
- a CDS encoding TetR/AcrR family transcriptional regulator: protein MAEHRSMQRGALLDAARSLLSEGGTEALTFPALAERTGLARSSVYEYFRSRAAVVEELCAVDFPVWAAEIEAAMEQAESPEAKIEAYVRSQLGLVGDRRHRAVVAISASELDAGAREKIRAAHGGLVAMIVEALGGLGHAEPRLAAMLLQGVVDAAVRRIELGAAEDPAVVTEAAVAMALRGVRG from the coding sequence GTGGCCGAGCACCGGTCGATGCAGCGCGGCGCCCTCTTGGACGCTGCGCGTTCTCTGCTGTCCGAAGGTGGGACGGAGGCGCTGACCTTCCCCGCCCTCGCGGAGCGGACCGGGCTCGCCCGTTCCTCCGTGTACGAGTACTTCCGCTCCCGTGCCGCCGTGGTCGAAGAACTGTGCGCCGTGGACTTCCCCGTGTGGGCCGCCGAGATCGAAGCGGCGATGGAGCAGGCGGAGTCTCCGGAGGCGAAGATCGAGGCCTACGTGCGCAGCCAGTTGGGGCTGGTGGGCGACCGGCGGCACCGGGCGGTCGTGGCCATCTCGGCCAGCGAACTGGACGCGGGGGCCCGCGAGAAGATCCGCGCGGCCCACGGCGGACTGGTGGCGATGATCGTCGAGGCGCTGGGCGGCCTGGGGCACGCCGAGCCGCGACTGGCCGCCATGCTGTTGCAGGGGGTCGTCGATGCTGCTGTGCGGCGGATCGAGCTCGGCGCGGCGGAGGATCCGGCCGTCGTGACGGAGGCCGCCGTCGCCATGGCCCTGCGGGGCGTCCGGGGCTGA
- a CDS encoding phosphatidate cytidylyltransferase: MNDSSWQPEPVPAGPAYDAQVGPHTRPMPIVPDAAGRDFDDREARDRGVAADSGPLFRADTPPQEPMPSPPPPHAQQPQDASPPPPKKRAGRDLRAAIGVGVGLGAVIFASLLIVKAVFVGVVVVAVVVGLWELTSRLQEQKGIKAPLVPLAVGGAAMVIAGYVRGAEGAWVAMALTVLAVLVWRMTEPPEDYLKDVTAGAFAAFYVPFLATFVAMLLTADDGPERVITFLLLTVVSDTGAYAVGWRFGKTKLAPRISPGKTREGLFGAVAFAMAAGALCMEFLIDGGSWWQGLLLGLAVAVSATLGDLGESMIKRDLGIKDMGTLLPGHGGIMDRLDSLLPTAPVVWLLLAAFVGTG; this comes from the coding sequence ATGAACGACTCTTCCTGGCAGCCGGAGCCGGTTCCGGCGGGTCCCGCATACGATGCGCAGGTGGGCCCGCACACTCGGCCCATGCCCATCGTGCCCGATGCCGCCGGCCGTGACTTCGACGACCGGGAAGCACGCGATCGGGGGGTCGCCGCAGACAGCGGCCCCCTCTTCCGCGCCGATACGCCGCCGCAGGAGCCCATGCCCAGCCCCCCGCCTCCGCATGCCCAGCAGCCGCAGGACGCCTCGCCCCCGCCGCCGAAGAAGCGCGCGGGCCGGGATCTGCGTGCCGCCATAGGGGTGGGGGTGGGTCTCGGTGCGGTGATCTTCGCGTCGCTGTTGATCGTCAAGGCCGTCTTCGTCGGCGTCGTCGTCGTCGCGGTCGTCGTCGGCCTGTGGGAGCTCACCTCCCGGCTGCAGGAGCAGAAGGGCATCAAGGCCCCGCTGGTCCCGCTCGCGGTCGGTGGCGCCGCCATGGTCATCGCCGGATACGTCCGGGGGGCCGAGGGCGCCTGGGTCGCCATGGCCCTGACCGTGCTGGCGGTCCTGGTGTGGCGGATGACCGAACCGCCCGAGGACTACCTCAAGGACGTCACGGCGGGCGCCTTCGCGGCGTTCTACGTGCCCTTCCTGGCCACCTTCGTCGCGATGCTGCTCACCGCCGACGACGGTCCCGAGCGCGTGATCACCTTCCTGCTCCTGACCGTGGTCAGCGATACCGGGGCCTACGCGGTCGGCTGGCGCTTCGGCAAGACCAAGCTCGCGCCGCGCATCAGCCCCGGCAAGACCCGCGAGGGACTGTTCGGCGCGGTGGCCTTCGCGATGGCGGCCGGCGCGCTGTGCATGGAGTTCCTGATCGACGGCGGCTCCTGGTGGCAGGGCCTGCTGCTCGGCCTCGCGGTCGCGGTCAGCGCCACCCTGGGTGACCTGGGCGAGTCGATGATCAAGCGGGACCTGGGCATCAAGGACATGGGCACCCTGCTGCCGGGACACGGCGGCATCATGGACCGGCTGGACTCCCTGCTTCCGACGGCCCCGGTGGTGTGGCTGCTGCTGGCGGCCTTCGTAGGCACCGGCTGA
- the frr gene encoding ribosome recycling factor, with protein sequence MTEEILLEAEEKMEKAVVVAKEDFAAIRTGRAHPAMFNKIVAEYYGAITPINQLASFSVPEPRMAIVTPFDKSALRNIEQAIRDSDLGVNPSNDGSIIRVTFPELTQDRRKEYIKVARTKAEDSKISLRAVRRKAKDALDKLVKDKEAGEDEVRRAEKELDDTTAKYVAQVDELLKHKEAELLEV encoded by the coding sequence GTGACCGAAGAGATCCTCCTCGAGGCCGAGGAGAAGATGGAAAAGGCCGTCGTCGTCGCCAAGGAAGACTTCGCCGCGATTCGCACCGGCCGTGCGCACCCGGCGATGTTCAACAAGATCGTGGCGGAGTACTACGGCGCCATCACGCCCATCAACCAGCTCGCCTCCTTCTCGGTGCCCGAGCCGCGCATGGCGATCGTGACCCCGTTCGACAAGAGCGCCCTGCGCAACATCGAGCAGGCCATCCGCGACTCCGACCTCGGTGTCAACCCGAGCAACGACGGCAGCATCATCCGGGTGACCTTCCCCGAGCTGACGCAGGACCGCCGCAAGGAGTACATCAAGGTCGCGCGCACCAAGGCCGAGGACTCGAAGATCTCGCTCCGCGCCGTCCGCCGCAAGGCCAAGGACGCCCTTGACAAGCTGGTCAAGGACAAGGAGGCCGGCGAGGACGAGGTGCGCCGCGCGGAGAAGGAGCTCGACGACACCACCGCGAAGTACGTCGCGCAGGTGGACGAGCTCCTCAAGCACAAGGAAGCCGAGCTCCTCGAAGTCTGA
- a CDS encoding YraN family protein produces MNAKGVAQQALGRYGEELAARRLTEAGMTVIARNWRCRGGEIDIVARDGDALVVCEVKTRRAGEFEHPMAAVRPAKAERLRTLAGRWLADHGGPPPGGVRIDLVGVLVPRRGAPLVEHAKGVA; encoded by the coding sequence ATGAACGCGAAGGGCGTGGCACAGCAGGCATTGGGGCGGTACGGCGAGGAACTCGCGGCCCGGCGGCTGACCGAGGCCGGGATGACCGTGATCGCGCGGAACTGGCGGTGCCGCGGCGGCGAGATCGACATCGTCGCCCGGGACGGGGACGCCCTCGTCGTCTGCGAGGTCAAGACCCGCCGGGCGGGCGAGTTCGAGCATCCGATGGCCGCCGTGCGGCCCGCCAAGGCCGAGCGCTTGCGCACCCTCGCCGGGCGCTGGCTCGCCGACCACGGCGGACCACCCCCGGGCGGGGTGCGCATCGACCTCGTCGGGGTCCTGGTGCCGCGGCGCGGCGCCCCCCTGGTGGAACACGCCAAGGGGGTGGCCTGA
- the tsf gene encoding translation elongation factor Ts: MANYTAADVKKLRELTGAGMLDCKNALVDADGDVDKAQEALRIKGQKGVAKREGRSAENGAVVSLIADDNTSGVIVELKCETDFVAKGEKFLAVANELAAHVAATSPADIEALLASEIKPGQTVTAFVDEANANLGEKIVLDRFAQFSGGYVAAYMHRTMPDLPFQIGVLVELDKENAEVARGVAQHIAAFAPQWLSAEDVPAEKVESERRIAEEVTRQEGKPEAAIAKIVEGRVNGFFKDATLLGQAYALDNKKSVQKVLDEAGVTLVRFSRIKVGI; this comes from the coding sequence ATGGCGAACTACACCGCCGCTGACGTCAAGAAGCTCCGCGAGCTCACCGGCGCCGGCATGCTGGACTGCAAGAACGCGCTCGTGGACGCCGACGGTGACGTCGACAAGGCCCAGGAAGCCCTCCGCATCAAGGGTCAGAAGGGCGTCGCCAAGCGCGAGGGCCGTTCTGCCGAGAACGGCGCCGTCGTCTCCCTCATCGCCGACGACAACACCTCCGGTGTCATCGTCGAGCTGAAGTGCGAGACCGACTTCGTCGCCAAGGGCGAGAAGTTCCTGGCCGTCGCCAACGAGCTGGCCGCGCACGTCGCCGCCACCTCCCCGGCCGACATCGAGGCGCTGCTCGCGTCCGAGATCAAGCCGGGCCAGACCGTCACCGCCTTCGTCGACGAGGCCAACGCCAACCTCGGCGAGAAGATCGTCCTGGACCGCTTCGCGCAGTTCAGCGGCGGCTACGTGGCTGCGTACATGCACCGCACGATGCCCGACCTGCCGTTCCAGATCGGCGTCCTGGTCGAGCTCGACAAGGAGAACGCCGAGGTCGCCCGCGGCGTCGCGCAGCACATCGCCGCGTTCGCCCCGCAGTGGCTGTCCGCCGAGGACGTCCCGGCCGAGAAGGTCGAGTCCGAGCGGCGCATCGCCGAAGAGGTCACCCGCCAGGAGGGCAAGCCCGAGGCTGCGATCGCGAAGATCGTCGAGGGTCGCGTCAACGGCTTCTTCAAGGACGCCACGCTGCTCGGCCAGGCCTACGCGCTGGACAACAAGAAGTCCGTCCAGAAGGTTCTGGACGAGGCCGGTGTCACCCTGGTGCGCTTCTCGCGCATCAAGGTCGGCATCTGA
- the rlmN gene encoding 23S rRNA (adenine(2503)-C(2))-methyltransferase RlmN, with product MAPRPVPGELTFVAPRGAKKPPRHLADLTPAERREAVAAIGEKPFRAKQLSQHYFARYAHDPAEWTDIPAGSREKLQQELLPDLMSVIRHISCDDDTTRKTLWKLHDGTLVESVLMRYPDRVTMCISSQAGCGMNCPFCATGQAGLDRNLSTAEIVHQIVDGMRALRDGEVPGGPARLSNIVFMGMGEPLANYNRVVGAIRRLTDPEPDGLGLSQRGITVSTVGLVPAMLRFADEGFKCRLAVSLHAPDDELRDTLVPVNTRWNVREVLGAAWEYAEKSGRRISIEYALIRDINDQAWRGDLLGKLLKGKRVHVNLIPLNPTPGSKWTASRPEDEKAFVEAIARHGVPVTVRDTRGQEIDGACGQLAASER from the coding sequence ATGGCCCCCCGTCCTGTCCCGGGTGAGCTTACTTTCGTCGCCCCTCGCGGGGCCAAGAAGCCGCCCCGGCACCTTGCCGACCTGACCCCGGCCGAGCGCCGCGAGGCGGTCGCCGCGATCGGCGAGAAGCCGTTCCGGGCCAAGCAGCTCTCCCAGCACTACTTCGCCCGGTACGCGCACGACCCGGCCGAGTGGACCGACATCCCGGCCGGCTCGCGGGAGAAGCTCCAGCAGGAGCTGCTGCCGGACCTGATGAGCGTCATCCGGCACATCTCGTGCGACGACGACACCACCCGCAAGACCCTGTGGAAGCTGCACGACGGAACGCTCGTCGAGTCCGTGCTGATGCGCTACCCCGACCGGGTCACCATGTGCATCTCCTCGCAGGCCGGCTGCGGCATGAACTGTCCGTTCTGCGCCACCGGCCAGGCGGGTCTGGACCGCAACCTGTCCACTGCCGAGATCGTGCACCAGATCGTCGACGGCATGCGCGCGCTGCGCGACGGCGAGGTCCCCGGCGGCCCGGCGCGGCTGTCGAACATCGTCTTCATGGGCATGGGCGAGCCGCTGGCCAACTACAACCGCGTGGTCGGCGCCATCCGCCGGCTGACCGACCCGGAGCCCGACGGCCTGGGCCTGTCGCAGCGCGGCATCACGGTCTCCACGGTCGGCCTGGTCCCGGCCATGCTGCGCTTCGCCGACGAGGGCTTCAAGTGCCGCCTCGCCGTCTCGCTGCACGCGCCCGACGACGAGCTGCGCGACACCCTCGTCCCCGTGAACACCCGCTGGAACGTCCGCGAGGTGCTCGGTGCGGCCTGGGAGTACGCCGAGAAGTCCGGCCGGCGGATCTCGATCGAGTACGCCCTGATCCGCGACATCAACGACCAGGCCTGGCGCGGTGACCTCCTGGGCAAGCTGCTCAAGGGCAAGCGCGTGCACGTCAACCTCATCCCGCTCAACCCGACGCCGGGCTCCAAGTGGACCGCCTCGCGGCCCGAGGACGAGAAGGCCTTCGTGGAGGCCATCGCCCGGCACGGCGTGCCGGTGACCGTACGGGACACCCGGGGCCAGGAGATCGACGGCGCGTGCGGCCAGCTGGCCGCCTCGGAGCGCTAG
- the rpsB gene encoding 30S ribosomal protein S2 — MAVVTMRELLESGVHFGHQTRRWNPKMKRFIFTERNGIYIIDLLQSLSYIDRAYEFVKETVAHGGSIMFVGTKKQAQEAIAEQATRVGMPYVNQRWLGGMLTNFSTVYKRLQRLKELEAIDFEDVAASGLTKKELLVLSREKTKLEKTLGGIREMSKVPSAVWIVDTKKEHIAVGEARKLHIPVVAILDTNCDPDEVDYKIPGNDDAIRSVTLLTRVIADAVAEGLIARSGAATGDSKPGEKAAAEPLAEWERDLLEGEKKADDAEAAPAEAAAAPAAEAVEAPAADAEQA; from the coding sequence ATGGCCGTCGTCACGATGCGGGAGCTGCTGGAAAGCGGCGTCCACTTCGGTCACCAGACCCGCCGTTGGAACCCGAAGATGAAGCGCTTCATCTTCACGGAGCGCAACGGCATCTACATCATCGACCTGCTGCAGTCGCTGTCGTACATCGACCGCGCCTACGAGTTCGTGAAGGAGACCGTCGCGCACGGTGGCTCCATCATGTTCGTCGGTACCAAGAAGCAGGCCCAGGAGGCCATCGCCGAGCAGGCGACGCGCGTTGGTATGCCGTACGTCAACCAGCGCTGGCTGGGTGGCATGCTCACCAACTTCTCCACCGTCTACAAGCGCCTTCAGCGTCTGAAGGAGCTTGAGGCGATCGACTTCGAGGACGTCGCCGCCTCGGGTCTCACCAAGAAGGAGCTCCTGGTCCTCTCCCGCGAGAAGACCAAGCTGGAGAAGACCCTCGGTGGTATCCGCGAGATGTCGAAGGTTCCCAGCGCCGTCTGGATCGTCGACACCAAGAAGGAGCACATCGCCGTCGGTGAGGCGCGCAAGCTCCACATCCCGGTCGTCGCGATCCTCGACACCAACTGCGACCCCGACGAGGTCGACTACAAGATCCCGGGCAACGACGACGCGATCCGTTCCGTCACCCTGCTCACCCGCGTGATCGCCGACGCCGTCGCCGAGGGCCTCATCGCCCGCTCCGGCGCTGCGACCGGTGACTCGAAGCCGGGCGAGAAGGCCGCCGCCGAGCCGCTCGCCGAGTGGGAGCGCGACCTGCTCGAGGGCGAGAAGAAGGCCGACGACGCCGAGGCCGCCCCGGCCGAGGCCGCTGCCGCCCCGGCCGCCGAGGCTGTCGAGGCCCCGGCCGCCGACGCCGAGCAGGCCTGA
- a CDS encoding YifB family Mg chelatase-like AAA ATPase: MGFARACSVALVGVDGVVVEVQADLEPGVAAFTLVGLPDKTLVESRDRVRAAVVNSGAAWPQKKLTVGLSPASVPKSGAGFDLAVAAAVLGAAEVVDPGAIADLVLIGELGLDGRVRPVRGILPAVLAAAEAGYRQVVVPQQCAAEAALVPDVSVLGVRSLRQLIAVLTGGEVPEEEPGDPPGRPDPILAGLLVPGAELGTGLARGRPGREDGTDFPDLADVAGQHTARRALEVAAAGGHHLFLSGPPGAGKTMLAERLPWLLPPLTRQDSVEVTAVHSVAGILPPGEPLVARPPYCAPHHSATMQSLVGGGTGIPRPGAVSLAHRGVLFLDEAAEFHSRALDALRQPLESGHVVIARAAGVVRLPARFLMVLAANPCPCGRHTLHGAGCECPPSVIRRYQARLSGPLLDRVDLRVEVEPVTRCDLLGQGGRGESTAVVVDRVRQARERAAARLADTPWRLNSEVPGQQLRTRWQAGPGALAPAERDLERGLLTARGLDRVLRVAWTVADLRGRERPEALDVAVALELRTGIARGAMSLPGAGT; encoded by the coding sequence ATGGGGTTCGCGCGAGCCTGCTCGGTGGCCCTTGTCGGCGTCGACGGCGTGGTGGTCGAGGTACAGGCCGACCTGGAGCCCGGCGTGGCGGCCTTCACCCTGGTCGGGTTGCCGGACAAGACCCTGGTCGAGAGCCGGGACCGGGTGCGGGCGGCCGTGGTCAACTCGGGAGCGGCCTGGCCGCAGAAGAAGCTCACGGTCGGGCTGAGCCCGGCCTCCGTACCGAAATCCGGCGCCGGCTTCGACCTGGCCGTCGCGGCGGCCGTGCTCGGGGCCGCCGAGGTGGTCGACCCGGGCGCGATCGCCGACCTCGTCCTGATCGGGGAACTGGGGCTGGACGGCCGCGTGCGCCCGGTCCGCGGGATCCTCCCGGCGGTCCTCGCAGCGGCGGAGGCCGGCTACCGGCAGGTGGTGGTGCCGCAGCAGTGCGCGGCCGAGGCCGCGCTCGTACCGGACGTCTCGGTCCTCGGCGTTCGCAGCCTGCGCCAGCTCATCGCGGTCCTGACCGGCGGTGAGGTCCCCGAGGAGGAGCCGGGCGACCCGCCCGGCAGGCCGGACCCGATACTGGCCGGACTGCTCGTCCCCGGGGCGGAACTGGGTACGGGCCTCGCCCGGGGCCGGCCCGGCCGGGAGGACGGCACGGACTTCCCCGACCTCGCCGACGTGGCGGGGCAGCACACGGCGCGCCGCGCCCTGGAGGTGGCGGCCGCCGGAGGGCACCACCTCTTCCTCAGCGGACCGCCCGGAGCGGGCAAGACCATGCTCGCCGAGCGGCTGCCCTGGCTCCTGCCGCCGCTCACCCGTCAGGATTCCGTGGAGGTCACGGCCGTCCACTCGGTCGCGGGAATCCTCCCGCCCGGCGAACCGCTGGTCGCCCGGCCGCCCTACTGCGCGCCGCACCATTCGGCGACCATGCAGTCGCTGGTGGGCGGCGGGACCGGGATCCCCAGGCCCGGGGCGGTCTCCCTGGCCCACCGGGGCGTGCTCTTCCTGGACGAGGCCGCGGAGTTCCACAGCCGGGCGCTGGACGCGCTGCGGCAGCCCCTCGAATCGGGGCACGTGGTCATCGCCCGCGCCGCCGGAGTGGTAAGGCTGCCCGCCCGGTTCCTGATGGTGCTCGCCGCCAACCCGTGCCCGTGCGGGCGCCACACCCTGCACGGAGCCGGCTGCGAATGCCCGCCTTCGGTGATCCGCCGTTACCAGGCGCGGCTGTCGGGGCCGTTGCTCGACCGGGTCGACCTGCGGGTGGAGGTCGAGCCGGTGACCCGCTGCGACCTGCTGGGGCAGGGCGGCCGCGGGGAATCCACCGCGGTGGTCGTCGACCGGGTGCGTCAGGCCCGGGAGCGTGCCGCGGCCCGGCTCGCCGACACGCCGTGGCGGCTCAACTCCGAGGTGCCCGGGCAGCAACTGCGCACCCGGTGGCAGGCCGGGCCCGGCGCCCTGGCTCCCGCCGAGCGCGACCTGGAACGCGGGCTGCTCACCGCGCGCGGGCTGGACCGGGTGCTGCGGGTCGCCTGGACGGTGGCCGACCTGCGGGGGCGGGAGAGGCCCGAGGCGCTGGACGTGGCCGTGGCGCTGGAGCTGCGGACCGGGATCGCCCGCGGGGCGATGTCGCTGCCGGGGGCCGGGACATGA
- the dprA gene encoding DNA-processing protein DprA, whose protein sequence is MTGSEDAELLARAALTRVLEPGDAHGGRWLREFGAVRLMQLLTAPGTEPDTLSGVGPERLAGYRRRAELAEPERDLADVAEAGGRFVHPGSAQWPTQLDDLGDERPVGLWLRGRPNLRTWALRSVSVVGARACTPYGAHMAQVLAAGLAERGWVVVSGAAFGIDGAAHRGALASGGATAAVLACGVDVAYPRGHAGLLGRIAGQGLIIGELPPGSHPTPSRFVLRNRVIAALTRGTVVVEAAHRSGSLVTARRAQRLGRFTMGVPGPATSGLSAGVHELLRGEAVVVTDAAEVVELVGAMGELAPERRGPVLARDLLDPDATRVLEALPAGRPADVAEVALASGTGVDEVIGRLYELHSLGFVERQGDGWQLSRQTAGGGTQTGAARRGGR, encoded by the coding sequence ATGACCGGCTCCGAGGACGCGGAACTGCTGGCGCGGGCGGCGCTCACCCGGGTGCTGGAGCCCGGCGACGCGCACGGCGGGCGGTGGCTGCGGGAGTTCGGCGCGGTCCGGCTGATGCAGCTGCTGACCGCCCCCGGGACGGAGCCTGACACCCTGTCCGGGGTGGGGCCCGAGCGGCTCGCCGGGTACCGCAGACGGGCCGAGCTGGCCGAACCCGAGCGGGACCTGGCGGATGTCGCCGAGGCCGGAGGCCGGTTCGTCCACCCGGGATCGGCCCAGTGGCCGACCCAGCTCGACGACCTGGGCGACGAGCGGCCCGTCGGACTGTGGCTGCGGGGCCGGCCGAACCTCCGCACCTGGGCGCTGCGTTCGGTCTCCGTGGTCGGGGCCCGTGCCTGCACCCCGTACGGCGCACACATGGCCCAGGTCCTGGCCGCCGGACTCGCCGAGCGGGGCTGGGTCGTGGTGTCCGGCGCCGCGTTCGGGATCGACGGCGCCGCCCACCGGGGGGCCCTCGCCTCGGGCGGCGCGACCGCGGCGGTGCTGGCCTGCGGGGTGGACGTCGCCTACCCGCGCGGACACGCCGGGCTGCTCGGCCGGATCGCCGGGCAGGGGCTGATCATCGGGGAGCTGCCACCGGGTAGCCATCCGACGCCCAGCCGGTTCGTCCTGCGCAACCGGGTCATCGCCGCCCTCACCCGGGGCACGGTCGTCGTGGAGGCAGCACACCGCAGCGGCTCCCTGGTCACGGCCCGGCGGGCGCAGCGCCTGGGACGGTTCACCATGGGCGTCCCCGGGCCCGCCACCAGCGGGCTCTCCGCCGGGGTGCACGAACTGCTGCGGGGCGAGGCCGTGGTCGTCACCGACGCGGCCGAGGTGGTCGAGCTGGTCGGGGCCATGGGCGAGCTGGCTCCCGAGCGGCGCGGCCCGGTGCTCGCCCGGGACCTGCTGGACCCGGATGCCACCCGTGTGCTCGAAGCGCTGCCCGCCGGCCGTCCGGCGGACGTGGCCGAGGTGGCACTTGCCTCCGGCACCGGCGTCGATGAAGTCATCGGCAGACTGTACGAACTTCACTCTCTGGGGTTCGTCGAACGGCAGGGCGACGGCTGGCAGTTGAGCAGACAAACGGCTGGAGGAGGCACACAAACCGGAGCCGCCCGGCGAGGCGGTCGTTGA
- a CDS encoding M23 family metallopeptidase: MTTLLLSLLLALAQATLPGVRPLPAPLSVARWWDPPPTPYAAGHRGVDLSAPVGAELRAVAAGRVHHAGPVAGRGVLSLALPNGLRTTYEPVRPLVTEGEQVVAGQVVAVLTDGSHCPASCLHWGLLAGEVYLNPLTLLPRPTPRLLPAGHPADD; this comes from the coding sequence ATGACGACCTTGCTGCTCAGCCTGCTCCTGGCCCTGGCCCAGGCGACCCTTCCCGGGGTCCGTCCGCTGCCCGCTCCCCTGTCGGTGGCCCGCTGGTGGGACCCGCCGCCGACCCCCTACGCGGCCGGTCACCGCGGTGTGGACCTGTCCGCGCCGGTGGGCGCGGAGCTCCGGGCGGTCGCGGCCGGCCGGGTCCACCACGCCGGACCCGTCGCCGGGCGCGGCGTGCTCTCGCTGGCCCTGCCGAACGGGCTGCGCACCACCTACGAGCCGGTCCGACCCCTGGTCACGGAGGGCGAGCAGGTCGTGGCGGGCCAGGTGGTGGCGGTTTTGACGGACGGCTCGCACTGCCCGGCGTCATGCCTGCACTGGGGCCTCCTGGCGGGCGAGGTGTACCTCAACCCGCTCACCCTCCTCCCGCGCCCGACACCACGTCTCCTACCGGCCGGGCACCCCGCCGACGATTGA
- the pyrH gene encoding UMP kinase: MNQGVDPHTASDDKSDQDEKGRRFMLKLSGEAFSGGGGLGVDPDVVHAIAREIAAVVRDGAEIAVVIGGGNFFRGAELQQRGMDRARSDYMGMLGTVMNCLALQDFLEKEGIDSRVQTAITMGQVAEPYIPLRAVRHLEKGRVVIFGAGMGMPYFSTDTTAAQRALEIDAEALLMGKNGVDGVYDSDPKKNPDAVKFDALEYSEVLSRDLKVADATAITLCRDNKLPILVFELLAEGNIARAVKGEKIGTLVSDQETRA; this comes from the coding sequence ATGAATCAGGGCGTGGACCCCCACACCGCATCCGACGACAAGAGCGACCAGGACGAGAAGGGCCGCCGCTTCATGCTGAAGCTGTCGGGCGAGGCCTTCTCCGGTGGCGGAGGACTGGGCGTCGACCCCGACGTCGTCCACGCCATCGCGCGTGAGATCGCCGCGGTGGTCCGCGACGGCGCGGAGATCGCCGTCGTGATCGGCGGCGGCAACTTCTTCCGCGGCGCCGAACTCCAGCAGCGCGGCATGGACCGGGCCCGGTCCGACTACATGGGCATGCTCGGTACCGTCATGAACTGCCTCGCGCTCCAGGACTTCCTGGAGAAGGAGGGCATCGACTCCCGCGTGCAGACCGCGATCACCATGGGCCAGGTCGCGGAGCCGTACATTCCGCTGCGTGCCGTGCGGCACCTGGAGAAGGGCCGCGTCGTGATCTTCGGCGCCGGCATGGGCATGCCCTACTTCTCCACCGACACCACGGCCGCCCAGCGTGCCCTGGAGATCGACGCCGAGGCCCTGCTCATGGGCAAGAACGGTGTCGACGGGGTGTACGACTCCGACCCGAAGAAGAACCCGGACGCGGTGAAGTTCGACGCGCTGGAGTACAGCGAGGTCCTCTCCCGCGACCTCAAGGTCGCCGACGCCACCGCGATCACGCTCTGCCGCGACAACAAGCTGCCGATCCTCGTTTTCGAGCTCCTCGCCGAGGGCAATATCGCCCGCGCCGTCAAGGGTGAGAAGATCGGCACGCTCGTGAGCGACCAGGAAACCCGGGCCTGA